The following coding sequences are from one Gemmatimonadota bacterium window:
- a CDS encoding GGDEF domain-containing protein, with the protein MASLAFQDSITKALPGATDLKRALVDILYRRQFGALLILGIDTNQAHGDNVSQVLKVLNTMAEFIPIPDIFRIAKNKLAVLFNADDARVQEIPSSLPTVIAEQTGQRVSCGGIKISSEDYGLHPQMSEIIFSTVQCVLARAQQHAIPQVVWLTEKSTEDTLSDISLNFFREIARINAALLHRMTLESRTDFLTGLYNRRGFEAVFTRMVRRANRNGKPLALYYMDSDSLKAINDGKGHDAGDRFIADLAQVLSDMLRGSDLLSRLAGDEFAAVVENTSRARAYAIARRLNRAVDERTEGTISIGVYHGVPESTEDALRKADAALYRVKNRGKNDIELADPV; encoded by the coding sequence ATGGCATCTCTGGCATTTCAAGATAGCATCACCAAGGCATTGCCAGGCGCGACCGATTTGAAGCGCGCGCTTGTGGATATTTTATACCGCAGGCAGTTTGGTGCATTGCTAATTTTGGGCATTGACACCAATCAAGCGCATGGGGACAATGTGAGCCAGGTGCTTAAAGTGCTAAATACTATGGCAGAATTTATTCCCATTCCCGATATCTTTCGCATAGCAAAGAACAAACTCGCCGTACTTTTTAATGCCGATGATGCGCGTGTACAGGAAATTCCATCATCTCTGCCTACCGTGATTGCAGAGCAAACAGGACAGCGCGTATCTTGTGGTGGCATCAAAATATCGAGCGAAGATTATGGCCTGCATCCCCAAATGTCCGAGATAATCTTTTCCACTGTCCAATGCGTACTCGCCCGGGCACAACAACATGCGATCCCGCAGGTGGTCTGGTTGACCGAAAAATCTACTGAGGATACATTATCGGATATTTCCCTGAACTTTTTTCGAGAAATTGCGCGTATCAATGCCGCCCTGTTACACAGGATGACACTGGAATCGCGCACAGATTTTCTGACAGGTCTGTACAATCGGCGCGGCTTTGAAGCAGTATTTACCCGAATGGTGCGACGCGCAAATCGCAATGGAAAACCCCTCGCGCTCTACTACATGGATTCCGATTCGCTCAAAGCCATCAACGACGGCAAAGGGCACGACGCGGGCGACCGATTTATTGCAGATTTGGCGCAGGTATTGAGTGACATGCTGCGCGGATCGGATTTGTTGTCGCGGTTGGCGGGAGATGAATTTGCAGCAGTGGTTGAAAATACGTCGAGAGCGCGTGCTTATGCAATAGCCCGCCGTTTGAACCGAGCCGTTGATGAGCGCACGGAAGGCACGATATCCATTGGGGTTTATCACGGCGTACCCGAATCGACAGAAGACGCGCTCAGAAAAGCAGATGCCGCCCTATACCGCGTAAAAAACCGCGGAAAAAATGATATAGAACTGGCTGACCCGGTTTAG
- a CDS encoding dCMP deaminase family protein yields the protein MQKRVDYLSWDEYFMGVALLSAHRSKDPNTQVGACIINEKKKIVGIGYNGLPIGCSDDEFPWGREGDFLDTKYPYICHAELNAILNKISADLHECTLYVTLFPCNECAKVIIQSGIREVIYLANKYPKSDSVKATYRMFNSAGVRYRALEEYRERVVLDFRV from the coding sequence ATGCAAAAACGCGTAGATTATTTATCCTGGGATGAGTATTTTATGGGTGTGGCCTTGCTATCGGCGCACCGCAGCAAAGACCCCAATACACAGGTAGGCGCATGTATTATCAATGAAAAAAAGAAAATCGTGGGCATTGGATACAACGGATTGCCCATTGGATGTTCGGACGATGAGTTTCCCTGGGGCAGAGAAGGCGATTTTCTCGACACAAAATATCCCTATATCTGCCATGCAGAATTAAATGCAATTCTGAACAAAATCAGCGCAGACTTACATGAATGCACGCTTTACGTCACCTTATTTCCGTGCAATGAATGTGCAAAAGTAATAATCCAGTCGGGCATTCGCGAAGTGATCTATCTGGCGAATAAATATCCGAAATCCGATTCCGTAAAAGCCACCTACCGCATGTTTAACAGTGCGGGGGTTCGCTATCGCGCGCTGGAAGAATATCGAGAGCGCGTTGTCCTTGATTTCAGGGTCTGA
- a CDS encoding hydroxyacid dehydrogenase, with protein sequence MSKPNVGIVIRKSLRKKILSDRDLETLESFANVTINDEDRDIVDEEAAEFLNGMDGAMTSWNSGDLTPAILEGVPTLKIWAYGAGTVKGKICDEAWEKDIVVTSAAPAIADDVAELTMGFMTMGLRRVFSHSRAMREGEKKPDKTESRSLYRRTIGVISASQVGQRVMRLLRPYQTRILLYDPFVTPERAREEFGAELADLETIAREAEVVTVHAPKLDATYHLWNETHFKLMRDDCVFINTSRGANIDEAALVAELQKGRFSAFLDVTDPEPPAMDSPLRRLPNVVLTPHCAGLQSYRIGALVVEELRRFFAGEDQLFQVKREMLDRLA encoded by the coding sequence GTGAGCAAACCAAACGTGGGTATTGTGATTCGGAAATCGCTCAGAAAAAAAATATTGAGTGATCGGGATTTGGAGACATTGGAAAGTTTTGCAAATGTGACAATCAACGATGAAGACCGCGATATCGTAGATGAAGAAGCGGCTGAATTTCTGAACGGAATGGATGGAGCGATGACGAGCTGGAACTCGGGAGATTTGACACCAGCAATTCTGGAAGGCGTGCCAACGCTAAAAATTTGGGCTTATGGCGCGGGCACCGTAAAAGGAAAAATCTGCGACGAAGCGTGGGAAAAAGATATTGTGGTAACAAGTGCTGCGCCGGCGATAGCCGATGATGTCGCGGAACTGACCATGGGATTTATGACCATGGGATTGCGCCGGGTATTTTCCCATTCGCGCGCCATGCGAGAAGGCGAAAAAAAACCGGACAAGACCGAATCTCGCTCGCTATATCGGCGCACAATAGGCGTCATCAGTGCCAGCCAGGTCGGGCAGCGCGTAATGCGGTTGTTGCGACCCTATCAGACGCGCATATTGCTCTACGACCCCTTTGTGACGCCAGAGCGGGCGCGCGAGGAATTTGGCGCAGAACTCGCGGACCTGGAGACAATAGCGCGCGAGGCAGAAGTGGTAACCGTTCACGCACCAAAATTGGACGCGACATATCACCTCTGGAATGAAACGCATTTCAAACTCATGCGCGATGACTGCGTATTTATCAACACATCGCGCGGTGCCAATATCGACGAAGCCGCGCTAGTCGCAGAATTGCAAAAAGGGCGATTCTCCGCCTTCTTAGACGTAACCGATCCCGAACCGCCTGCTATGGACAGCCCACTGCGCCGTTTGCCCAACGTGGTCTTAACGCCGCATTGCGCCGGGCTACAATCCTATCGCATCGGCGCACTGGTAGTCGAAGAATTGCGCCGATTTTTTGCGGGTGAAGACCAGCTATTTCAAGTCAAACGAGAAATGTTGGATCGGCTGGCATAG